From the genome of Streptomyces sp. NBC_01341, one region includes:
- a CDS encoding NUDIX hydrolase codes for MIVWINGAYSAGKTSAACELIDLIPNSTLYDPELIGGGLRRMLPQKKLAEVTDFQDLPIWRRLVVDTAAALLAELSGVLVVPMTLLRQDYRDEIFGGLASRRIPVRHVLLAAEETILRQRIAEREEFADDPGHSERIRERAYDHVEPYRAALSWIEADAHTIDTSSLTPHATAERIAEALSSGAARECGIVQTPAPRAETVASGVLLFDEQDRVLLVDPTYKPGWEFPGGVVEAGEAPAQAGVREVAEELGLSLGRLPELLVVDWEAPRPPAYGGLRFLFDGGRLSAEEAAQLLLPGSELRDWRFVTEEEAAGLLPPTRFERLRWALRARERSAVLNLEAGVPVGG; via the coding sequence GTGATCGTCTGGATCAACGGTGCGTACAGCGCGGGCAAGACCAGCGCCGCTTGCGAACTGATCGATCTGATCCCGAACAGCACCCTGTACGACCCCGAGCTGATCGGCGGCGGACTGCGGCGGATGCTGCCCCAGAAGAAACTCGCGGAAGTGACCGACTTCCAGGACCTGCCGATCTGGCGTCGGCTGGTGGTCGACACGGCCGCCGCACTGCTCGCCGAGCTGTCCGGGGTGCTGGTGGTTCCGATGACCCTGCTGAGGCAGGACTACCGGGACGAGATATTCGGCGGACTCGCCTCCCGGCGCATACCCGTTCGGCATGTGCTGCTGGCAGCAGAGGAAACGATCCTGCGGCAACGGATCGCCGAGCGGGAGGAGTTCGCCGACGACCCCGGGCACAGCGAGCGGATCAGGGAGCGGGCGTACGACCACGTCGAGCCCTACCGGGCAGCGCTGAGTTGGATCGAAGCCGACGCGCACACCATCGACACCAGCTCCCTGACCCCGCACGCGACGGCCGAACGCATCGCCGAGGCCCTGAGCAGCGGTGCGGCCAGAGAGTGCGGCATCGTGCAGACTCCCGCGCCGCGGGCGGAGACCGTCGCGTCGGGGGTCCTGCTCTTCGACGAACAGGACCGTGTCCTGCTCGTCGACCCCACCTACAAGCCCGGCTGGGAATTCCCCGGCGGTGTGGTGGAGGCCGGTGAGGCCCCCGCGCAGGCCGGGGTGCGCGAGGTCGCCGAGGAACTCGGACTGAGCCTGGGAAGGCTGCCTGAGCTCCTGGTCGTCGACTGGGAGGCGCCCAGACCGCCGGCGTACGGAGGACTGCGCTTCCTCTTCGACGGAGGCCGGCTGAGCGCGGAGGAGGCCGCACAACTGCTCCTGCCGGGTTCGGAGCTGCGCGACTGGCGGTTCGTCACGGAGGAGGAGGCGGCAGGTCTGCTGCCTCCCACCCGCTTCGAGCGGCTGCGCTGGGCACTGCGCGCCCGGGAACGGTCCGCCGTGCTGAACCTGGAGGCGGGCGTGCCGGTGGGCGGATAG
- a CDS encoding dipeptidase, with protein MTARPISETVASLMPRAKAELTELVAFRSVADPAQFPRSECEAAAGWVADTLRGDGFQDVALLDTPDGTQSVYGYLPGPAGAPTVLLYAHYDVQPPLDEAAWLSPPFELTERDGRWFGRGAADCKGGLIMHLLALRALQANGGVPVSVKVIAEGSEEQGTGGLERYAEAHPELLAADTIVIGDTGNFRVGLPTVTATLRGMTMLRVQLDTLAGNLHSGQFGGAAPDALAAMIQLLASLRAEDGTTTVDGLTADARWDGLQYPEDEFRKDAKIIDGVELIGTGTVADRIWARPAVTVVGIDCPPVVGATPSLQATARAQISLRVPPGQDAVEATKLLTAHLESHAPWGARVAVEQVGHGQPFRADTGSPAYTSMAEAMRLAYPGEEMQVSGMGGSIPLCNTLAALYPRAEILLIGLSEPEAQIHAVNESVSPEELERLSVAEALFLRKYADSKAV; from the coding sequence ATGACCGCCCGTCCGATTTCCGAGACCGTTGCCTCGCTGATGCCCCGTGCCAAGGCGGAGCTGACCGAGCTGGTGGCCTTCCGGTCGGTGGCGGACCCGGCACAGTTCCCCAGGAGCGAGTGCGAGGCAGCGGCCGGCTGGGTCGCCGACACCCTCCGGGGAGACGGCTTCCAGGACGTCGCGCTGCTCGACACCCCCGACGGAACCCAGTCGGTGTACGGCTATCTGCCCGGGCCGGCCGGGGCGCCCACGGTGCTGCTCTACGCCCACTACGACGTGCAGCCGCCGCTCGACGAGGCGGCGTGGCTCTCCCCGCCGTTCGAGCTGACCGAGCGCGACGGCCGCTGGTTCGGCCGCGGCGCCGCGGACTGCAAGGGCGGACTCATCATGCACCTGCTCGCGCTGCGCGCCCTGCAGGCGAACGGCGGCGTCCCGGTCTCCGTCAAGGTGATCGCCGAAGGCTCGGAGGAGCAGGGCACGGGCGGGCTCGAACGGTACGCCGAGGCCCACCCGGAGCTCCTGGCCGCCGACACGATCGTCATCGGCGACACCGGCAACTTCCGGGTCGGCCTGCCCACGGTCACCGCCACCCTGCGCGGTATGACCATGCTCCGGGTGCAGTTGGACACCCTCGCGGGCAATCTGCACTCCGGTCAGTTCGGTGGCGCGGCCCCGGACGCCCTGGCCGCGATGATCCAGTTGCTGGCGTCCCTGCGGGCCGAGGACGGCACGACGACGGTGGACGGTCTCACGGCCGACGCCCGGTGGGACGGACTGCAGTACCCGGAGGACGAGTTCCGCAAGGACGCAAAGATCATCGACGGCGTGGAACTGATCGGCACGGGCACGGTCGCCGACCGGATCTGGGCGAGGCCCGCGGTCACCGTCGTCGGCATCGACTGCCCGCCGGTCGTCGGAGCCACCCCTTCCCTCCAGGCGACCGCCCGGGCCCAGATCAGCCTGCGGGTTCCGCCCGGCCAGGACGCCGTCGAGGCCACCAAGCTGCTGACCGCCCACCTCGAGTCGCACGCTCCCTGGGGTGCCCGGGTCGCCGTCGAACAGGTGGGCCACGGGCAGCCGTTCCGCGCGGACACCGGCAGCCCCGCGTACACGTCGATGGCCGAAGCCATGCGGCTCGCCTACCCGGGTGAGGAGATGCAGGTCTCCGGCATGGGCGGGTCCATCCCGCTGTGCAACACCCTGGCCGCGCTGTACCCGCGGGCGGAGATCCTCCTGATCGGTCTGAGCGAGCCCGAGGCCCAGATCCACGCGGTGAACGAGAGCGTGTCCCCCGAGGAGCTCGAACGGCTCTCCGTCGCCGAGGCGCTGTTCCTGCGGAAGTACGCCGACTCCAAGGCGGTCTGA
- a CDS encoding geranylgeranyl reductase family protein, with translation MSSENADAGREPEESSSVPQESSVWDVVVVGAGPAGASAAYAAAVAGRRVLLLEKAEIPRYKTCGGGIIGFSRDSLPPGFELPLKDRIHAVTFSLNGKLSRTRRSRRMLFGLINRPEFDAGLVEEAQKAGAELRTGATVTRVEQHGPAVPDRRTVAVVLAGGETVLARAVVGADGSAGRIGAHVGVKLDQVDLGLEAEIPVPETVAEDWAGRVLIDWGPMPGSYGWVFPKGDTLTVGVISARGDGAGTKRYLEDFVGRLGLAGFEPTVSSGHLTRCRSDDSPLSRGRVVVCGDAAGLLEPWTREGISFALRSGRLAGEWAVRIAEAHDAVDARRQALNYAFAIKAGLGVEMSVGRRMLRLFERRPGLLHAALTGFRPAWNAFAGITRGTTSLAELVRSHPLAQRALHAMDRRGADGVSSRP, from the coding sequence GTGAGCAGCGAGAACGCAGACGCCGGACGTGAGCCGGAAGAGTCGTCGTCGGTACCGCAGGAGTCTTCGGTATGGGACGTCGTCGTGGTCGGCGCGGGCCCGGCCGGAGCTTCCGCGGCGTACGCGGCAGCCGTCGCAGGGCGACGGGTGCTGTTGCTGGAGAAGGCGGAGATCCCCAGGTACAAGACGTGCGGCGGCGGGATCATCGGGTTTTCGCGGGATTCCCTGCCTCCGGGGTTCGAACTCCCCCTGAAGGACCGGATCCACGCGGTCACCTTCTCGCTCAACGGGAAGCTGTCCCGTACCCGCAGGTCCCGGCGCATGCTCTTCGGGCTCATCAACCGGCCGGAGTTCGACGCCGGTCTGGTGGAGGAGGCCCAGAAGGCGGGCGCCGAACTGCGCACCGGTGCGACGGTGACGCGGGTGGAGCAGCACGGGCCCGCCGTGCCCGACCGGCGCACCGTCGCGGTGGTGCTCGCCGGCGGTGAGACGGTGCTCGCCCGTGCCGTCGTCGGCGCCGACGGCAGTGCGGGCCGCATAGGAGCCCACGTCGGAGTGAAGCTCGACCAGGTCGACCTCGGCCTCGAGGCGGAGATCCCGGTGCCCGAGACGGTCGCCGAGGACTGGGCCGGCCGGGTGCTCATCGACTGGGGCCCGATGCCCGGGAGTTACGGCTGGGTCTTCCCCAAGGGCGACACGCTGACCGTCGGCGTGATCTCGGCGCGCGGCGACGGCGCGGGGACGAAGCGCTATCTGGAGGACTTCGTCGGCCGGCTGGGCCTGGCCGGTTTCGAGCCGACGGTCTCCTCCGGCCATCTGACCCGGTGCCGGAGCGACGACTCTCCGCTGTCACGCGGGCGGGTGGTGGTCTGCGGTGACGCCGCCGGGCTGCTGGAACCCTGGACCAGGGAGGGCATCTCCTTCGCACTGCGGTCCGGGCGGCTCGCCGGTGAGTGGGCGGTACGGATCGCGGAGGCGCACGACGCGGTCGACGCCCGGCGGCAGGCGCTCAACTACGCGTTCGCGATCAAGGCCGGCCTCGGTGTGGAGATGAGCGTCGGACGCCGTATGCTCCGGCTGTTCGAGCGACGTCCGGGTCTCCTGCACGCTGCGCTCACGGGCTTCCGCCCCGCCTGGAACGCCTTCGCCGGGATCACCCGCGGGACGACCTCGCTGGCGGAGCTGGTCCGTTCGCATCCGCTGGCACAGCGCGCTCTGCACGCCATGGACCGACGGGGAGCGGACGGGGTCAGCTCTCGACCTTGA
- a CDS encoding nitroreductase/quinone reductase family protein, whose product MSQQPYYLEADAFAQRMNNVIGWLARHGVSLLGSAEMSVPGRKSGRMQRIPVNPHLHEGVQYLVSARGHSQWVRNMRVAGGGELKVGRKVRVFTAVEIADDEQKARIVRAYLKRWGWEVNQYFQGITATSTDAELLAACPDHPVFRIKVES is encoded by the coding sequence ATGTCGCAGCAGCCGTACTACCTCGAGGCCGACGCCTTCGCCCAGCGGATGAACAACGTCATCGGCTGGCTCGCACGCCACGGCGTCAGCCTCCTCGGATCCGCCGAGATGTCCGTCCCGGGGCGCAAGAGCGGTCGGATGCAGCGCATTCCCGTCAACCCCCACCTCCACGAGGGCGTCCAGTACCTGGTCTCCGCCCGCGGACACTCGCAGTGGGTGCGCAACATGCGCGTGGCCGGCGGCGGCGAGCTGAAGGTGGGCCGGAAGGTCCGCGTGTTCACCGCTGTGGAGATCGCGGACGACGAGCAGAAGGCACGGATCGTCCGCGCCTACCTCAAGCGCTGGGGCTGGGAGGTCAACCAGTACTTCCAGGGCATCACCGCGACGTCTACGGACGCCGAACTCCTGGCCGCCTGCCCGGACCACCCGGTCTTCCGGATCAAGGTCGAGAGCTGA
- a CDS encoding TetR/AcrR family transcriptional regulator, which translates to MSTIRGARERARIEVTAAIKDEARRQLAAEGAAKLSLRAVARELGMVSSALYRYFPSRDDLLTALIVDAYDAVGETAEAAWAAARDASAGHAARWAAVACAVRDWALAHPHEYALIYGSPVPGYIAPQDTVGPASRVGLVLVGVVREAHGADGLAAPALAADLRPEAERMAADLAADLPPAVVTALIAAWAQLFGLISFELFGQFQRVVEDREPFFRRSAEELGHSVGLLRGRGAGTGGGGA; encoded by the coding sequence ATGAGCACCATCCGAGGAGCCAGAGAGCGTGCCCGTATCGAAGTCACCGCGGCGATCAAGGACGAGGCGCGGAGACAACTCGCCGCGGAGGGCGCCGCGAAGCTCTCCCTGCGCGCTGTCGCCCGCGAGCTCGGCATGGTCTCCTCCGCCCTCTACCGCTACTTCCCCAGCCGCGACGACCTGCTGACCGCACTGATCGTCGACGCCTACGACGCGGTGGGTGAAACGGCGGAGGCCGCGTGGGCGGCGGCCCGTGACGCGTCAGCCGGTCACGCCGCCCGATGGGCGGCGGTCGCCTGCGCCGTGCGGGACTGGGCTCTCGCGCATCCGCACGAGTACGCGCTGATCTACGGCTCTCCCGTACCCGGATACATCGCCCCCCAGGACACGGTCGGTCCCGCGTCCCGTGTCGGCCTCGTCCTGGTCGGGGTCGTGCGCGAGGCCCACGGCGCCGATGGACTCGCGGCGCCTGCGCTCGCGGCCGATCTGCGCCCCGAGGCCGAGCGCATGGCGGCCGACCTGGCCGCCGACCTCCCTCCCGCCGTGGTGACGGCTCTCATCGCGGCCTGGGCCCAGCTCTTCGGGCTGATCTCTTTCGAGCTGTTCGGCCAGTTCCAACGGGTCGTGGAGGACCGTGAGCCGTTCTTCCGGCGGTCCGCCGAGGAGCTCGGACACTCCGTCGGACTCCTGCGCGGACGGGGCGCGGGAACCGGCGGCGGGGGAGCCTGA
- a CDS encoding sensor histidine kinase has translation MRDQRAHQGAVPHREPSPMAGRRPPWLGSNAGRGPGGRLPWLSTVVLAVIVLLGTNVAAHGQGREPLGAVGRLLLVAAVAVLLVRHRHPVVAVGGTCAATLVYLCLGYPYGPVFVAVAVGCFSAIVSGHRRAAWWSLGLLWAGHLLAAHWLYRWLPPDGDGPAPWGQEAFVSAWIVAIVAAAELLRVRREQWAAARSEREAAERRRADGERLRMARELHDVLAHSISVINVQAGVGLALLDSDPEQARTALTTIKSASKEALGEVRQVLESLRTPGDAPRAPAPGLDRLPELVEQAAAAGLAVTVGTSGVQEAIPPGADLAAFRIVQEALTNVVRHSGSRTADVKVVYGGARLLLLVDDEGPAAAGDAGGSGNGLVGMRERAAALGGTVDAGPRAGGGFRVAAEIPLFSGRGVSTPRTDATTEGTT, from the coding sequence ATGCGCGATCAGCGAGCCCACCAGGGCGCCGTCCCTCACCGGGAGCCGTCCCCCATGGCCGGCCGACGTCCGCCGTGGCTCGGGAGCAACGCCGGCCGGGGGCCGGGAGGCCGCCTGCCCTGGCTCTCGACCGTCGTGCTCGCCGTGATCGTGCTGCTGGGCACCAACGTCGCCGCCCACGGGCAGGGCCGGGAGCCGCTCGGTGCCGTCGGCCGGCTGCTGCTGGTCGCCGCGGTGGCCGTGCTGCTCGTACGCCACCGCCACCCCGTGGTCGCCGTCGGCGGAACGTGCGCCGCGACACTCGTCTACCTCTGTCTGGGCTACCCGTACGGCCCGGTGTTCGTCGCCGTCGCCGTCGGTTGCTTCAGCGCCATCGTGTCGGGGCACCGCAGGGCGGCCTGGTGGTCGCTCGGCCTGTTGTGGGCGGGCCATCTGCTCGCCGCCCACTGGCTCTACCGGTGGCTGCCGCCGGACGGCGACGGCCCGGCACCGTGGGGCCAGGAAGCCTTCGTCTCCGCGTGGATCGTGGCGATCGTCGCGGCGGCGGAACTGCTGAGGGTGCGCCGTGAGCAGTGGGCGGCCGCCCGGTCGGAGCGCGAGGCCGCGGAGAGGAGACGCGCCGACGGGGAACGGCTGCGCATGGCCCGCGAACTCCATGACGTCCTCGCCCACAGCATCTCCGTCATCAACGTCCAGGCCGGAGTCGGCCTGGCCCTGCTCGACTCCGACCCCGAACAGGCCCGCACCGCGCTCACCACGATCAAATCGGCGAGCAAGGAGGCGCTCGGCGAAGTGCGCCAGGTGCTGGAGAGCCTGCGTACGCCCGGCGACGCCCCGCGGGCCCCCGCCCCCGGGCTCGACCGCCTGCCCGAGCTGGTCGAACAGGCTGCCGCGGCCGGTCTCGCCGTGACCGTCGGGACGTCGGGCGTGCAGGAGGCGATCCCGCCCGGAGCCGACCTCGCGGCCTTCCGCATCGTGCAGGAGGCCCTGACCAACGTGGTGCGGCACTCCGGGTCGCGCACCGCGGACGTCAAGGTCGTGTACGGGGGCGCACGTCTCCTGCTTCTGGTGGACGACGAGGGGCCCGCCGCCGCGGGTGACGCCGGCGGCAGCGGCAACGGGCTGGTCGGGATGCGGGAGCGGGCGGCTGCCCTCGGGGGGACCGTCGACGCGGGACCGCGCGCGGGCGGTGGCTTCCGGGTCGCGGCGGAGATCCCGCTGTTCTCCGGCCGGGGAGTTTCCACCCCTCGGACCGATGCCACCACGGAGGGGACGACGTGA
- a CDS encoding response regulator transcription factor, whose protein sequence is MIRVLLADDQVLVRAGFRALLDAQPDIEVAGEAADGAEAVRLVRELRPDVVLMDIRMPKADGLAATRTITEDRALRGVRVVMLTTFELDEYVFEAIRSGASGFLVKDAEPEELLRAVRAVVGGDALLSPGVTRRLIAEFAARSKQPASATVLDGLTDREREVMALVGIGLSNAEIARRLVVSPLTAKTHVSRAMVKLGVRDRAQLVVLAYESGLVRPGWLD, encoded by the coding sequence GTGATCCGTGTACTGCTGGCCGACGACCAGGTGCTGGTCCGGGCCGGGTTCCGGGCGCTGCTCGACGCCCAGCCGGACATCGAGGTGGCCGGTGAGGCCGCCGACGGGGCGGAGGCCGTGCGGCTGGTGCGTGAACTGCGGCCGGACGTCGTGCTCATGGACATCCGGATGCCGAAGGCGGACGGCCTGGCCGCCACCCGGACGATCACCGAGGACCGGGCCCTGCGCGGCGTGAGAGTGGTCATGCTGACCACTTTCGAACTGGACGAGTACGTGTTCGAGGCCATTCGCTCGGGGGCCTCCGGCTTCCTGGTCAAGGACGCCGAGCCGGAGGAGCTGCTGAGAGCCGTGCGTGCCGTGGTGGGAGGGGACGCGCTCCTGTCTCCCGGTGTGACCCGCCGCCTGATCGCCGAGTTCGCCGCCCGTTCCAAGCAGCCCGCGTCGGCCACGGTCCTGGACGGGCTGACCGATCGCGAACGGGAGGTCATGGCTCTGGTCGGAATCGGGCTCTCCAATGCGGAGATCGCCCGCCGGCTCGTGGTGAGCCCGCTCACCGCCAAGACGCACGTCAGTCGGGCCATGGTCAAGCTGGGCGTGCGGGACCGCGCCCAACTGGTCGTGCTCGCCTACGAGTCCGGGCTCGTGCGCCCTGGCTGGCTCGACTGA
- a CDS encoding DUF6332 family protein codes for MQHRTQAQRDAATIETGYALVSGAFVAVATFIGVSLPALLLELPDTGERLLFLSGAVLGAPAFVVRVVHVLLRFQQRPGPRGEQPVQSSQPGRTSPDS; via the coding sequence ATGCAACATCGCACCCAGGCACAGCGGGACGCCGCGACCATCGAGACCGGCTACGCGCTGGTGAGCGGAGCCTTCGTGGCGGTCGCCACCTTCATCGGGGTGTCACTTCCCGCTCTGCTCCTCGAACTGCCCGACACCGGCGAACGCCTGCTGTTTCTCAGTGGTGCGGTGCTGGGCGCGCCGGCCTTCGTCGTACGCGTGGTGCATGTGCTCCTGCGGTTCCAGCAGAGGCCCGGACCCCGGGGCGAACAGCCGGTTCAGTCGAGCCAGCCAGGGCGCACGAGCCCGGACTCGTAG